The DNA segment AGAATATCTTCTGAAGTTCCCGGGCATTGATTTTCCTGCCATTTGCCGGAAATCCAACCTCCATTCTAAGCACCAGATCACCATTTTTTTCATCCAAGGCACAGCCGCTTCGCTCCAAAATCTCCTGCCCGCACCTGCTCACCGACAGTAATCCACTTTTCCCCGATCCCTTTGCCTTGAAACTAAAGGGTTCAATTTGTGTAAAAAACAGTCGTAAAAGGTGATCCTGCAGCGCAATTCTTTTCACTTTTCTGTCATATAATCTAGTCGGAAATGCCGCTTCCCCTCCCCTGATATGAATACTGATCTTAGAAGGTGATGCAAAGGGATCTCCTTGTACATGGTCAACACACAGCATGTATTGATCAAACTGATACGAGCCTTTAAGCTCTTTGTATGCAGGATACCCACAGTGATCTATCTTATTTAGTAAATTTTTCAAATCTGTCTGATTCTTCATATGTAACATCCTCGTGTAACAGTAATCCAGACTGTACCGCAAGCCTTACAGCGGCTTATCGGTGCAGTCCTGATACTTTAAGCTTCAAGATAAGATTTTAAATTCTTTATATCTTTTCGGTGTTTTAATCTGTGCAAAGCTTTCACTTCAATCTGGCGAATCCGCTCTCTCGTCACGTGATATTCTTCTCCCACCTGTTCCAATGTCCAGATCCGTCCGTCCACAAAGCCAAAACGCAGCCTGATAATTCGCTGTTCCCGTTCACTTAATCCTGAAAGGAGCTGATCCAGTTCATCTCCCAACATCACATGTTCAACACTCGTAAACTGATCGGAAATATTGTCATCTGCGACAAAGTCCTGAAGTTTACAGTCATCATCATCACCCACCGGGGTATCAAGAGAAATCGTATCACCATATAATTTCACGATATCCCTGACTCGATCCTCCGGCATATCCATAATGTCCGCCAGTTCATCGACCGTCGGTTCACGCCCCATATCAGTGAGAAACTTTCTTGACGCCTTATTAACCTTCGACATCTGTTCTTTCATATGCACCGGGATTCTTATCGTCCTCGACTGATCGGCAATTGCTCTGGTTACCGCCTGCCTGATCCACCACATGGCATAAGTACTGAACTTATATCCCTTGGAGTAATCGTACTTTTCGACAGCCCTCATCAGACCGATGTTCCCTTCCTGAATCAAATCGAGAAACCCCATATTACTTCCACGCACATGCTTTTTTGCAACATTTACAACGAGTCTCAGGTTCGAATTAATCATCCTCTCCCGGGCGGAGTCGTCACCGGACTCTATCCGCTTTGCAAGAATTATCTCTTCTTCCCTGGTCAGCAAGGGGATGTTTCCAATCTCAATCAGATATGCCTTTACCGAATCATCCAAAGGGAGCGCTGAATCGTCCAGATCATCTTCTTCAGGCAAATTTTCTTCTGATAATACGCTTTCCTCACTGATCTCTTCGTCTGTCTTCTTTGTCTTTTGCTCTTGTGTGCTCATCCCCCGACTTTCCAACTGGGTGCGAAGTGTATCTTGTTCCTTAATCACAGTCATTTCCCTCTAATTCTTTCGCTATCCATATCTTTGTCTTTTGTGCAGATACTTATTCCTGTTTGATTATCAGTCAGGCGAATGCCTCATCCTCGATTAAGGCATCAACTTTTTCGCTGATAAAACTCTCCACCTTTTCTTTTGGCATCCTAAGGGGTATCGATAATTCTCCGTAAAGATTCTCCTCCGCTGCCTGCAGGTACTTTTCGTCACTTGTGATCTCTTTCTTTCCCTGTGCAATTCTGTTTTTTTTCTTCAGATAAAGTGTATTAATTATTTTAACCCACTCTTTGCAGTCACAGGTTTTTAAAGCTTCTTTAAAGATCATATCTCTGCGTTTATTGTCCGGTTCCTCATAGATTCCAATCTCTGCAATGTTTTCTATTAACTTCCATGCTTCCTCCCTGGAAAGCACCGGACGCATAATCATCTTTTCATTGTCCGTCGGGGTATAAACTGCACTGCAGCCTGAATAGACTGGCGTCAAGGTATAGAATATCCTGTCTTTTGAGACACCGGGAATCTTCATCGGGCCAATCTCCTCAACCTGACATACACCGTTGCTTCCACATATAATATATTCTCCTACTTTAAACATTTTATTCACTCCTATCACAAACTCAGTCATAAGGTTCCAATTACCAGCCGCTATCGCCTGACCCCTTGAATATGCGCAAAAGCTGACCATATCAAAGGCCAGCCCTCATGCATCAGTTTCTTATATCTTGTAATCCATCAAATGATGAAAACATCAAAAGGTATTTTCACCCGCCTTTCGTCTCTTATATCTATTGTAACACAAATTCAACAAAATTTCAAAGATTTTGGAAAATTATTTTTTACCGGTTATAAAAGATTTCGCTTAGCTGCGATTCTGACGGCGTCCATACTATTATTGACACCCAGTTTGTTATATATATTATTGATTACGCCTTTCACTGTGTTCGCGGACAGCCCAAGAGCATCTGCCATCTCATCACGTGTAAGACCCTGACAAAGAGACAAGAGAACATCCGTCTCCCTCTGGCTCAAAGCCGGAAGATGACCATGCAGATTCTGACTTGCTGAAAAGTCTGCGGAAAGGCTGGAAACCCTTTTGGCATATGTGGTCGATTTTGTCTGAATATTTTTCAGCCATTCTGCGGGAATATCGGTATAGGGAGACACATGGCTGATCAAAGTCCTAATATACTTTCCATTCTCCACAAAAGGCATGATAATTTCGTTTGGTCTTGCGAGTACGTATGCCTCCTGCAGCATCTGCGCAGACTCCTCATACTCTTTGATCTGACTTAACGCGATAGCTCTTAATACCTTCATCTCAATTCGTCCAAACAGATAATTCTCAAAGGCAAACCCCTCTGATTGTCCGCCCAAAAGAGATAAAAGCTCATAGATTTTATTCTCATGGAGCAGACATCTGGCACGTACCAGTTTATCAGCAGCAAAAGTTATAGGTGTCAATACCTCACTGCTTTGCTCTTCGTCTTTGATCCAGTCTGAAACAAGGCCGGTATATCCCAGTTGTGTATAAAACCATCCTGACGTAATATCGCAGATCGCATAATCCTGTTTCGTATTCGAAGCCTGTGCCAGCTGCCGCTGTTGTTTCAGCGAATGCACAGCATCTGTATACTTTCCGGAAGATACACTGATCCTTGTAAGCAAGAACAAGGCATTGATCTCTATGCAGGTATTCGTGGCGTCATGTGCCTCGCGCATCGCCTGCCGGACACATCTTTCAGCTTCTTTCATGTCCTTTCGAAAATAAGAAAACTCTGCCTTTGCCAGTGAAACATATCCCTCAAAGGTCCCCGGCAGGAACCTGGCCGTAATCGGAGCAATCTGAGAGACTGCAGCGATGTACCGATCAATTTGCCCTTTTTGATGACTGCTGACGCTGCACACATAACTGGCAACGGATACATAGGGTCTGTGGATGAGTTTACTTTTGCCCGGTATATATTCAGATACCTTTTTAAAAGCATCTACAAAATCATAGGTGCTCGTCTGATTGGAACTGATCAGTCTTTCAAATGCAATATGCAGATAGATCTCTCCTAAGGCCGTCGTTCTCTCCTTTGTCCGTGGAAGTGTTTCCAGTTCCTGCTGCAGTTCTAAAAGGTCCTTGTGTACTCCCTCCATTCGGAAATTATTCATGCGAAATTTAATATGTAGAAAACGAAGAATCGGGTATTTCGCCAAGAGTTTTTTGGGCATACGTTCAATGATACCAAGCAGATAGTCAATCGTCTGTGCAGGATACGCCTTGTTGAATGTCAAAAGAATTCCGACCATTTTGTCATAGCGTCCGATCTTTTCATAGTAGGTGATAGCATCAATGCGATACCCTTTCTCTTCATACCACTTGGCAGCGTGAAACAAGATGCGATCTTTGTCGGCTTTCGAAAGGGAACTTTGCTGATTTTTCAGAAAATCAAGAAAAATAGGATGAATGCGGAGTGCATTTGTAAACTTATCCAGAGTAACAAGGGAACCGATATTCAGCGCCTGATCCACAAGCTTTGGATGTTCTCCCGCCAAAACGCGGGCAAGTTCTATGGGTGTACTTTCCAATAAGGAAAGACGGATCATCAGACTTTTAAGTTCATCCGAAAGAGCCTGAAACACCTCACTCTCAAGCAGCCCAAAAATATCAAGTTTTACGGCAGCATACGGATTTTCCTGATAAAGTCTGTTTTTTTCCAGCGAAAGACAAACCAGCTGCGTGGCAAAGATCCACCCCCCAGTATACTGATAAAGTTCGGATTTGGCCTGATCAAGCAGGAGAATCCCCTGTTTTTCAAAATAATCGGAAGTCTCCTCCAAAGTCATCCGAAAAGATTCATCATCGATGCGATACAACAAATTTTTTGAAAGCAGTGACATTGTATGAAAAGCAGGTTCTTTTCGGGAAATCACAATAATACAAAGCATCGGGATCTGCGCGAGAATTAATTTTTCAAAAAAATTGATGGCAGTCTGGTTGGTTATGTTGTGAAAATCGTCCAGCACAAGATAGTATCTGTTCTTTTCGTCTAACTCTTTACTCAGTATTCTGACAAAGTGATCAAACGCATAGTCTGAATCCGGAATCTCCATATCCTCACTGATTCCCACACCCTGAAATCGAAGCGTATTACATAAGTGCTCCCATATCCTGGTGTCCAGGTTATCCAACTGTGTCAGGGACACCCAGAACGTGTACGGTGCCTGATCCGATAAAAAAGCCGACACCGCAGTCGTTTTGCCAAACCCCGGACCGGCAACAATCGACACAGCATACTTCTGTGAAGCCTCAGTCAAAATCGATTGCAAATGAGGACGCTGTAAAATCTCGGTTTCATGGTGCAAAGAAAGCTGCAAATCCTCATCGTTCTTAAGTAGCATAAACATAACCTCCCTGATTTCAGGTTCTTCCTTTCCTTTTATTTATATGATAAAGCATTACAGTCGCATTGTCCACAAGTTATGCGGAAAAAAAGAATCCCTTCGGGTGTATTTTGCGATTTTTTTACATGAGATAATTCAAATGAAGATACAGACATGTTAACACGCAATAATTAGATATGAGGTGAGGATTATGAAAAAATTCAGATTGAAACAATTGCTTGCTATACTTCTCGTGGTGGCCATGGTTTCGGTAAATGAACTTACCTTCGCAGCCACTGCCTCTGCCCTTCCGGCAGAGCAGTCACAAGCCACGCAGGAGGAATCTGCCGACAGCGAACAGGCGCCGGCAAAAAACTCGAAAACTGAAAACTCAGAAGAAGATCCGCCGCCAAACAAGGAAAACCCGGATACTTCGAAAGAAAAGCCAGATGTTTCAAAAGAAAAGCCAGATACTTCAAAGGAGAATCCAGACACTCCAAAAGAAGATGCATCGGCGTCCAAAGAGGACTCTTCTGCAAAAAAAGACACACCTTCCGAAAAGAAAGAGAATTCGGAAGGAAAAAAAGAAGATTCCTCAGCGATCACTCAGAATCAGGAAGTTAAAAACAGCGAAGAGGATCTTCTCAGAGATGAGGGGGATACAGGTGAGCCTTCCGTCACTTATACAGGTACCTATACAATTACCATCAACTACATATATAGGGACAACAAGAAAATGGCCGCACGGCCCTACATAGAATCTGTCCCCGCAGGGGAGGCACTAAGCAAGTCGGTCAAAAGTCCAGACGTCATGGGCTACCAGCCGCTTATTGCAGATCAGGAGATCAACACCGCAGCAATGGATCAGGATATGACATACGATGTATATTATGTTCCAAAAACAAACACTCCCTACACAATAAACCATTACCAGGAAAACATTGACCGAGATGGTTACACCCTGACAGGGGTTGGACATCTCTCCGGCACGACGAATGCGACAGTCACTGCATCCCCCCAGCCTTACACTGGCTTTACGCCGCCCGACGTCATGCCTTCCGCCACCATCCATCCCGATGGATCGACGACACTTGATGTATATTACACCCGCAATCAGTACACGATGTATTTTGAAACGGGTGAAGGCGGCAGTTATATTGAGCCCGTCACCGCTGCCTTTGATCAGCCGCTTGTGCCGCCGTCTGACCCTATACGCCCAGGATATAAATTTGCCGGATGGGGTTCTCATGGTTTTCCTTCCAGAATGCCAATCGGCGACATTATGATGACGGCAGAATGGGAAGTAGAGGGGATGGTTTCCTATACACTTGTATACTGGTTGGAGAGCATCGAAGGAAACGGAACGTACGACTATGTCGGGGCCGTTCAAGAACAGGCTCCTGCTGACAGCAGCCCTGAGATTTTGCAA comes from the Blautia liquoris genome and includes:
- a CDS encoding sigma-70 family RNA polymerase sigma factor, whose product is MIKEQDTLRTQLESRGMSTQEQKTKKTDEEISEESVLSEENLPEEDDLDDSALPLDDSVKAYLIEIGNIPLLTREEEIILAKRIESGDDSARERMINSNLRLVVNVAKKHVRGSNMGFLDLIQEGNIGLMRAVEKYDYSKGYKFSTYAMWWIRQAVTRAIADQSRTIRIPVHMKEQMSKVNKASRKFLTDMGREPTVDELADIMDMPEDRVRDIVKLYGDTISLDTPVGDDDDCKLQDFVADDNISDQFTSVEHVMLGDELDQLLSGLSEREQRIIRLRFGFVDGRIWTLEQVGEEYHVTRERIRQIEVKALHRLKHRKDIKNLKSYLEA
- a CDS encoding CarD family transcriptional regulator — protein: MFKVGEYIICGSNGVCQVEEIGPMKIPGVSKDRIFYTLTPVYSGCSAVYTPTDNEKMIMRPVLSREEAWKLIENIAEIGIYEEPDNKRRDMIFKEALKTCDCKEWVKIINTLYLKKKNRIAQGKKEITSDEKYLQAAEENLYGELSIPLRMPKEKVESFISEKVDALIEDEAFA
- a CDS encoding LuxR C-terminal-related transcriptional regulator produces the protein MLLKNDEDLQLSLHHETEILQRPHLQSILTEASQKYAVSIVAGPGFGKTTAVSAFLSDQAPYTFWVSLTQLDNLDTRIWEHLCNTLRFQGVGISEDMEIPDSDYAFDHFVRILSKELDEKNRYYLVLDDFHNITNQTAINFFEKLILAQIPMLCIIVISRKEPAFHTMSLLSKNLLYRIDDESFRMTLEETSDYFEKQGILLLDQAKSELYQYTGGWIFATQLVCLSLEKNRLYQENPYAAVKLDIFGLLESEVFQALSDELKSLMIRLSLLESTPIELARVLAGEHPKLVDQALNIGSLVTLDKFTNALRIHPIFLDFLKNQQSSLSKADKDRILFHAAKWYEEKGYRIDAITYYEKIGRYDKMVGILLTFNKAYPAQTIDYLLGIIERMPKKLLAKYPILRFLHIKFRMNNFRMEGVHKDLLELQQELETLPRTKERTTALGEIYLHIAFERLISSNQTSTYDFVDAFKKVSEYIPGKSKLIHRPYVSVASYVCSVSSHQKGQIDRYIAAVSQIAPITARFLPGTFEGYVSLAKAEFSYFRKDMKEAERCVRQAMREAHDATNTCIEINALFLLTRISVSSGKYTDAVHSLKQQRQLAQASNTKQDYAICDITSGWFYTQLGYTGLVSDWIKDEEQSSEVLTPITFAADKLVRARCLLHENKIYELLSLLGGQSEGFAFENYLFGRIEMKVLRAIALSQIKEYEESAQMLQEAYVLARPNEIIMPFVENGKYIRTLISHVSPYTDIPAEWLKNIQTKSTTYAKRVSSLSADFSASQNLHGHLPALSQRETDVLLSLCQGLTRDEMADALGLSANTVKGVINNIYNKLGVNNSMDAVRIAAKRNLL